In one Vidua chalybeata isolate OUT-0048 chromosome 4, bVidCha1 merged haplotype, whole genome shotgun sequence genomic region, the following are encoded:
- the PCM1 gene encoding pericentriolar material 1 protein isoform X10: MATGGGPFEEGMNDQDLPSWSNESLDDRLNNTDWGSQQKKANRSSEKNKKKLSGEGETRLTNDISPESSPGMERRKTRTSHSFPHARYMTQMSVPEQAELERLKQRINFSDLDQRSIGSDSQGRATAANNKRQLNENKKPFNFLSLQINTNKSKDPASGSQKKEGGVSAQCKELFGAALSKDFLQNCQVSAQEDGTGEQAMDSSQIVSRLVQIRDYIAKASSMRDDLVEKNERSANVERLSHLIDDLKEQEKSYLKFLQKMLARENEEDDDRTIDSAVGSGSVGESTSLNIDVQSEASDTTEVSFSLSCRPCIEDKLGNSASQEQVTDIDVTPSPKVKSERAALNDREIWPCGINSQDHGLLSKARDPQQEAKEELENLKKQHDLLKRMLQQQEELKALQGRQAALLALQHKAEQAIAVLDDSVVTETTGSVSGVSLTSELNEELNDLIQRFHNQLHDSQTQSVPDNRRQAESLSLTREISQSRNSSMSERQSDEKAQLFNKMRMLQGKKQKMDKLLGELHTLRDQHLNNSSFFPASGSPQRSVDQRSTTSAASGPVGIVTVVNGETNSLASAPYPPDSLVSQNESEEDENLNPTEKLQKLNEVRKRLNELRELVHYYEQTSDMMTDAVNENTKEEEETEESESDSEHEDPQPVTNIRNPQGISTWSEINSNSNVQCGTNNRDGRHLNTDCEINNRSAANIRTLKMSSALDCHNRENDKHLDLPRGEDDEVEEDRVSEDSMSSHRSSLGDVAGDAEFEQKINRLIAAKQKLRQLQNLAAMVQDDDPEPQGAIANASNIGDLLGEVEETKQQPNNVRASSNKLKKDVRLNEKAREKFYEAKLQQQQRELKQLQEERRKLFEIQEKIQVLQKACPDLQLSAGLGNCPANRQTSQATSTPAMNDCNTAGKPLFECDESVPIGNEQLWSEMRRHEILREELRQRRKQLEALMAEDQRRRELAETVSAVAASLKSEGSEAQCTPQQSRTEKTMATWGGSTQCALEEENGDEDCYLSDGVGQAEEEEEDASSLNYSFSVYPNNNIPENAYFVKGNKDRWKNCRPLSADGNYRPVSKARQQQNITMRRQENFRWMSELSYVEEKEQWQEQINQLKKQHEFSVSICQTLMQDQQTLSCLLQTLLTGPYSMMPNNVASSQINLIMHQLNQCYTQLNWQQNNVQRLKQMLSDLMQQQEQQCQEKPSRKERGSSAPPPPSPVFCPFNYPPQPVNLFSVPGFTNYSSFAPGINCNPVFPCGFGDFAHNVSPRSSEQQEQQHPLDPNTAGKTEYMAFPKPFESNSSNGGEKQRNHRQPEEEMEKRSTWLDDSQEMKKDDQSQLNAGFAVSVQNIASSHKNQCDVNRRREFDEESLESFSSMPDPIDPTTVTKTFRSRKASAQASLASKDKTPKSKNKRKSSSQLKGRIKNTGYESASASSVCEPSKNNKSRHSDDVVHAKVFSKRNQEQLEKIIKYSRSTEMSSETGSDLSMFEALRDTIYSEVATLISQNESRPHFLIELFHELQLLNTDYLRQRALYALQDIVTRHLCEKNEKGKCAKSLNSTTWVASNSELTPSESLASTDDETFGKNFSTEACQDCEQPDADNGSIMSTSSNFEPFATDDLGNTVIHLDKALSWMRAYERMKVEAESTLDSEGCSSNFQGASTAKLEGPGTGECQSGPQSGDVSSVPCPRIDTQQLDRQIKAIMKEVIPFLKEHMDEVCSSQLLTSVRRMVLTLTQQNDESKEFVKFFHKQLGSILQDLLAKFAGRKLKDCGEDLLVEISEVLFNELAFFKLMQDLDNNSISVKQRCKRKIETTEVMQSYAKEDKDETETAKQVPDSEVCACNGVPESIRSDASDQEEDEESESGPVAISLSKAETQALTNYGSGEDENEDEEIEFEEGPVDVQTSLQASSETTENEQTSNQELSKAKNSEILSSEQEPVNVKGEQDVAATVHHYLSVMENTPALIVNTPESFITATVKTEGLSSSLAVNETQTPDTTCAENKSAASSESSMAGSPDTESPVLVNEYEPGSGNVSQKSDEDDFVKVEDLPLKLAVYSEADIMKKMETEAQTKSLSDELLDGGGAQDQELVGDAQTLKEPETFGAQNA, encoded by the exons acaagaaaaagcttAGTGGAGAAGGTGAAACGAGACTTACTAATGACATATCTCCAGAATCTTCACCTGGAATGGAACGACGCAAGACCAGAACTTCTCATAGCTTTCCTCATGCTCGATACATGACTCAGATGTCTGTTCCAGAGCAGGCTGAACTAGAAAGGCTTAAACAAAGAATAAACTTCAGTGATCTGGATCAG AGAAGCATTGGAAGTGATTCTCAAGGCAGGGCAACGGCTGCTAATAACAAACGTCAgcttaatgaaaacaaaaaaccattCAACTTCCTGTCACTGCAGATTAACACTAACAAAAGCAAAGATCCTGCCTCAGGTTcccaaaaaaaggaaggtgGGGTATCAGCGCAATGTAAAGAGTTGTTTGGAGCTGCTCTAAGCAAGGATTTCTTGCAAAATTGTCAAGTGTCTGCTCAAGAAGATGGAACGGGAGAACAAGCGATGGATAGTAGCCAG ATTGTGAGCAGACTAGTTCAGATTCGCGACTATATTGCTAAGGCCAGCTCCATGCGGGATGATCTtgtagagaaaaatgaaagatcGGCCAATGTTGAGCGTTTATCACACCTTATAGATGACCTTAAAGAGCAGGAGAAATCCTATCTGAAATTTTTGCAAAAGATGCTT gctAGAGAAAATGAGGAGGATGATGATCGGACTATAGATTCAGCTGTGGGATCTGGTTCTGTAGGTGAGAGCACATCGCTAAACATTGATGTGCAGTCTGAGGCTTCAGATACCACG GAGGTGTCTTTTAGTTTGAGTTGTCGGCCCTGCATTGAGGACAAACTAGGGAATTCAGCTTCCCAAGAACAGGTTACAGACATTGATGTTACACCAAGCCCTAAAGTGAAAAGTGAGAGAGCTGCTCTGAATGACAGGGAAATCTGGCCTTGTGGGATTAATAGCCAGGATCATGGATTGCTTTCAAAG GCCAGAGATCCTCAACAGGAAGCTAAAGAGGAGTTGGAGAACTTGAAGAAACAGCATGATTTATTGAAAAGAATGCTACAACAGCAGGAGGAATTAAAGGCTCTTCAAGGAAGACAGGCAGCTCTTCTTGCTTTGCAGCATAAAGCAGAGCAAGCGATTGCTGTCCTGGATGATTCTG TTGTAACAGAAACTACAGGTAGTGTTTCAGGAGTGAGTCTTACATCAGAACTGAATGAAGAATTGAATGACTTAATTCAACGCTTTCACAACCAACTTCATGATTCACAG ACACAGTCTGTGCCTGACAATAGAAGGCAAGCAGAAAGCCTTTCACTTACCAGAGAGATTTCACAAAGCAGAAACTCTTCAATGTCTGAACGCCAGTCAGATGAGAAGGCACAGCTTTTTAACAAGATGCGAATGTTGCAGggtaaaaagcaaaaaatggaCAAACTATTAGGAGAACTTCATACACTTCGTGACCAACATCTAAATAACTCTTCCT ttTTTCCTGCTTCAGGTTCTCCTCAAAGGAGTGTTGATCAAAGAAGTACAACTTCAGCTGCTTCTGGTCCTGTAGGCATAGTAACTGTTGTCAACGGTGAAACAAATAGTCTGGCATCTGCTCCCTATCCTCCTGATTCCCTGGTTTCTCAAAATGAGAGTGAAGAGGATGAAAATCTAAATCCGACAGAAAAGCTTCA gaaGCTAAATGAGGTTCGTAAGAGACTGAATGAGTTACGTGAGTTAGTTCACTACTATGAGCAGACGTCTGATATGATGACAGATGCTGTGAATGAAAACActaaggaggaggaagaaacagaagaatcaGAAAGTGATTCTGAGCATGAGGATCCACAGCCTGTTACTAATATTAG AAACCCTCAAGGAATCAGTACTTGGAGTGAAATAAATAGCAACTCAAATGTACAGTGTGGAACTAATAACAGAGATGGAAGACATCTTAATACAGACTGTGAAATAAACAACCGATCTGCTGCTAATATAAGGACTCTAAAAATGTCTTCTGCTTTAG ACTGTCATAATAGGGAGAATGACAAACACCTCGATCTACCCCGAGGTGAAGATGATGAAGTGGAAGAAGATCGAGTTAGTGAAGATTCCATGTCTAGTCACAGAAGCAGCCTGGGTGATGTGGCTGGAGATGCCGAGTTTGAGCAGAAGATCAATAGGCTTATAGCTGCAAAACAGAAGCTTAGACAGTTACAAAACCTTGCGGCTATGGTGCAG GATGATGATCCAGAACCTCAAGGAGCAATTGCAAATGCATCTAATATTGGTGACTTGTTGGGTGAGGTGGAAGAGACAAAGCAACAACCAAACAATGTCCGAGCAAGTTCcaacaagttaaaaaaagatGTGCGACTGAATGAAAAAGCAAG AGAGAAGTTCTATGAAGCTaaacttcagcagcagcaacgGGAGCTTAAGCAGttacaagaagaaagaagaaaactgtttgaaatccaggaaaaaattcAAGTGTTACAGAAAGCTTGTCCTGACCTTCAG TTGTCAGCTGGCCTGGGTAACTGCCCAGCAAATAGACAGACTTCACAAGCAACATCAACTCCAGCCATGAATGACTGTAACACAGCTGGCAAGCCTTTATTTGAGTGTGATGAATCTGTACCAATAGGCAATGAG CAGTTATGGTCTGAGATGAGAAGACATGAGATTTTAAGAGAAGAATTGCGACAGAGAAGAAAGCAGCTTGAAGCTTTAATGGCTGAAGATCAGAGAAGGAGAGAGCTTGCAGAAACAGTATCTGCTGTTGCTGCATCTCTTAAAAGTGAAGGGTCAGAAGCTCAGTGTActccacagcagagcaggactgaAAA GACAATGGCTACCTGGGGAGGTTCTACCCAATGTGCcctagaggaagaaaatggagatGAAGACTGTTATCTCTCTGATGGAGTTGGCCAGgcagaagaagaggaagaagatgcATCAAGTTTGAATTACAGTTTCTCTGTTTATCCCAATAACAACATACCAGAAAATGCCTATTTTGttaaaggaaacaaagataG GTGGAAAAACTGCCGTCCCCTTTCAGCAGATGGAAATTATCGTCCAGTGTCTAAGGCCAGGCAACAGCAAAACATAACTATGCGGCGTCAGGAGAATTTTCGGTGGATGTCTGAGCTTTCCTATGTAGAAGAAAAGGAACAATGGCAAGAGCAGATCAATCAGTTGAAGAAACAGCATGAATTTAGTGTCAGCATTTGTCAAACTTTGATGCAGGATCAGCAG aCCCTCTCTTGCCTTCTACAGACTTTGCTCACAGGCCCCTACAGCATGATGCCAAATAATGTTGCATCTTCACAAATAAATCTTATTATGCATCAGTTAAACCAGTGTTACACTCAACTGAATTGGCAGCAGAATAATGTCCAAAG gtTGAAACAAATGTTAAGTGATCTTATGCAGCAGCAAGAACAACAGTGTCAAGAGAAACCATCAAGAAAGGAGAGAGGCAGTAGTGCACCTCCACCTCCATCTCCTGTTTTCTGTCCATTCAACTACCCTCCACAACCTGTGAACCTCTTTAGTGTTCCAGGATTTACTAATTATTCTTCCTTTGCTCCAG GTATTAACTGTAATCCAGTGTTCCCATGTGGTTTTGGAGATTTTGCACATAATGTTTCTCCACgcagcagtgagcagcaggagcaacaACATCCTCTAGATCCTAATACTGCTGGGAAAACTGAGTATATGGCATTCCCCAAACCCTTTGAAAGCAATTCCTCTAAcggaggagaaaaacaaag GAATCATAGACAACCtgaagaggaaatggaaaaaagatcAACTTGGCTTGATGATAGCcaagaaatgaagaaagatgATCAGTCTCAGCTGAATGCAGGTTTTGCAGTTTCAGTACAAAACATTGCTTCTAGTCATAAAAATCAGTGTGATGTGAACCGGAGAAGAGAGTTTGATGAAGAGTCTTTGGAGAGCTTCAGTAGCATGCCTGATCCAATAGACCCAACTACTGTGACAAAGACATTTAGATCTAGAAAAGCATCAGCGCAAGCAAGCCTGGCATCAAAAGATAAAACGCCCAAATCCAAGAATAAGAGGAAGAGTTCTTCTCAGCTAAAAGgcagaattaaaaatactg GTTATGAAAGTGCAAGTGCCTCTAGTGTGTGTGAACCCAGCAAGAACAATAAAAGCAGACACTCTGATGATGTGGTTCATGCAAAGGTGTTCAGCAAAAGGAATCAGGAAcaattggaaaaaataattaaatacagtAGATCTACAGAAATGTCTTCAG aaactgGTAGTGATCTTTCTATGTTTGAAGCTTTGCGAGACACAATTTATTCTGAAGTGGCAACTCTTATTTCTCAAAATGAGTCTCGTCCCCACTTTCTTATTGAACTTTTCCATGAGCTTCAGCTGCTAAATACAGATTATCTGAGGCAAAGGGCTCTATATGCTTTACAG GATATAGTGACCAGACATTTatgtgagaaaaatgaaaaaggaaagtgtGCAAAATCACTGAATTCTACAACATGGGTGGCATCAAATTCTGAACTCACTCCTAGTGAAAGCCTTGCCTCTACAGATGAT GAAACTTTTGGCAAGAACTTTTCTACAGAAGCATGTCAAGATTGTGAACAACCTGATGCAGACAATGGCAGTATTATGTCTACTTCTTCAAATTTTGAACCCTTTGCTACTGATGACCTTG GCAACACAGTGATTCACTTAGATAAAGCTTTGTCTTGGATGAGGGCATATGAGCGTATGAAAGTTGAAGCTGAAAGTACCCTTGACTCTGAGGGCTGCTCTAGTAATTTTCAGGGTGCTTCTACTGCTAAATTAGAAG GTCCAGGTACTGGTGAGTGTCAGTCTGGGCCACAGTCAGGTGATGTTTCTTCAGTTCCATGTCCTCGTATAGATACTCAGCAGCTTGACCGGCAGATTAAAGCAATTATGAAAGAGGTCATTCCTTTTCTGAAG GAACACATGGATGAAGTCTGTTCTTCTCAATTACTGACATCAGTAAGACGTATGGTCTTGACTCTTACGCAACAAAATGATGAAAGTAAAGAATTTGTGAAGTTCTTTCATAAGCAGCTTGGCAGTATACTTCAG GATTTACTGGCGAAATTTGCTGgtagaaaattaaaagattGTGGGGAGGATCTTCTTGTGGAGATCTCTGAAGTGTTATTCAATGAATTAGCCTTTTTTAAACTCATGCAAGACTTGGACAACAACAGTATTTCTGTAAAGCAGAGATGTAAACGAAAAATAGAAACCACGGAAGTAATGCAGTCTTATGCTAAAgag GACAAGGATGAGACTGAAACTGCTAAACAAGTACCGGACTCAGAAGTATGTGCCTGTAACGGAGTGCCTGAAAGTATTAGATCTGATGCATCTGATcaagaggaagatgaggaaagTGAAAGCGGTCCAGTGGCAATAA GTTTATCAAAAGCAGAAACTCAAGCTCTGACTAACTATGGCAGTGGAGAAGATGAGAATGAAGATGAAGAAATAGAATTTGAGGAAGGACCTGTTGATGTGCAAACATCACTACAAGCCAGCAGtgaaacaactgaaaatgaaCAG ACTTCAAACCAAGAATTGAGTAAGGCAAAAAACAGTGAGATTTTGTCATCAGAACAAGAGCCTGTTAATGTTAAAG GTGAACAAGATGTGGCTGCAACTGTGCATCATTACCTCAGTGTTATGGAGAATACACCAGCTTTAATAGTCAATACCCCAGAATCCTTTATAACAGCCACTGTGAAAACTGAAGGATTAAGCTCATCTTTGGCAGTGAATGAAACTCAAACACCGGATACCACGTGTGCAGAAAACAAATCTGCTGCAAGTTCTGAAAGCTCCATGGCTGGCAGCCCTGATACGGAGTCACCTGTGCTAGTGAACGAATAC GAACCTGGTTCTGGAAATGTAAGTCAAAAATCTGATGAAGACGACTTTGTGAAAGTTGAAGACTTGCCCCTCAAACTTGCTGTGTATTCAGAG GCAGATATAATGAAAAAGATGGAAACAGAGGCCCAAACCAAGAGTTTGTCTGATGAATTACTGGATGGAGGTGGAGCTCAAGACCAAGAATTAGTAGGAGATGCCCAAACATTGAAAGAACCTG AAACTTTTGGAGCTCAAAATGCGTAA